TCTGGATTTCTTCTCCTTTAAAGAATATGCaggcattcttttccttttttacagaTGAATAAACATCATGGCTCTGTTTATTAGTTTTCTCATACTCTCTGCCATGTTACTTCATTGCATGCAAGATAGAATGGAAGTATTTTTCATTTACAACGTTCTCCATTCAGAGTTTAGTCTTAATTCGCTTGTCCTGAAAACAATATTACAGATGCCATTTCAGAGTAAAGAAATTATCCATTTACTGATTATTTTTCAGGAGCACAACTGTTTACGTGAATTAAGAAGTCTAATACAAAACCAGTCTGGTAAAATAGCCGAGCTGCAGCAAGAATTCGCAGAAAATAAATACCAACTTAATgaacaaaaaagagaaattcAACTCCTTAAGGTGAGTCTTATTTCTCCACTTACCCATGAGAAGGAAACTCAAGATATCTCTTACTTGTCAGGTTGTCCTTGCATTATTAATCTCCTCAGTCATTGTTTTGTGCTATGATTTTTGAGGCCCTACCTCCCTACCATGTATAATATGGAAATGGAGGAGTACCTGAAGAAAATTATGATGATATTCTTTCAATCCAAATTCTATTGACAATTCAAATTCATTACATGATGCACCAACCTGATCTTGCTTCTCAGGACTTTATGCGTGCCATGAGGATCAGTAACCCTCAGATGCGAGCAATAGCCGACCAGATGGAGCAGGATGAGGTGGTGCGGTGGGCCAGCTCCCTTGCCCGGGCTCGAGTCACGCGGTGGGGCGGCATGATCTCAACTCCTGATGCTATGTTGCAGGTGAGGCTTACACACGCAGCAGAGAAGGCTGGCAGAAAATCATTCCTTCAAAGCCTGTGGAAAGAGAAGGACTAACATGCATTAGTATTATATGAAAAGGTTAAAACTGTTACATGACAGTCATACCAGTAGCAAGATTTCATCATTTCCTCATTAAGCTTTGTAGCAGAGTAACTGACTACTCATGAATGACAGATGACAAGACAAAATTTATGAATCTCTTTATTTGTTATCCATGAATTCCATAGTTTATACAGTTTTTGGACACAGTGAAGCACTTGACAGTTAGATATAACGACCCTTTCCCTCCGCAGGCTGTGATCCGGCGGTCCCTGAGTGAGTCAGGTTGTCCCCCACACATTATTGACCAGCTGATGGAAAATGCCCATGAGCGGCGCTGGCCGCCCGGGCTGTCCACGCTGGAGACTAGACAGGTAGTGTGTACCAGGTGATATTGCTGTTCTCTATACTGTTATTACACTCATTATGTACTCTAACAGTAATAGTACCTAGAATATGACTCTTTGTCTAGTTTAAAACTACACTCGGTGCTTACTCAAATCATATGAGTGTAATAATCCATATGAGTGATATGTAACTTATGTATATATATGCACCATCAGGTCAGTTATGAATTTGTTCAATACTTTCATAAGCAATGCCATAAAAATTCCAACAAGATTCAGTATATGTCCCTCTCCCCTAGATGAACCGGAGGCACTATGAGAGCTACATCTGCAAGAGAGTGCCGGGCAagcaggcggtggtggtgatggcgtgcGACAACCGGCACATGAACGATGATATGCTGCTGGACCCCGGCCTGGTCATGATCTTTGCCCACGGAATAGAATGAGGAGTTTCTGGTGCTATCATACTGAATCTTGTTAATCTAAGATGATGAGTGGACCCTGAATCTGAAGTTTATTGCTAGTGAAGAACCAAAAAGGTTGGTAATGAACTGTGCTGCTTGTGTTTCATCTGTGTGTCTGGCTCATTCTTCACAGTCCTCAAAGGGAGGTTCAGCTAATGCCTTAGATTTAAAATGTAATCAGTTGAACCAATGGCTATTTTCTTTGTCTGACTGTTTTCAAACaagttattttcatattttccctgAATTCAAGCAGTAAAGCTTTATACACATAATTCAACTGGATTCCGTTTGTTCTGTGCACCACTGGTGTCAAGGACACTTTCAGTATACCAAGTGCATTGGTATTTCTTGGACTTACATTAAACAAAATTACATATCAGTAAAAATGAAGAACTTGTTACCAGAGGGCCTTGATTTTTTAAGGTTATGTTTGAGACTCTTTCCCCAACACTGGATACAACAGTTTTGTCCTACACATTCAATTTGAAAAGTTTACTTGAAGTAATGATTTGTGGACCTACTAAAATTACATTTTAAAATCTTGATTTTATATAAACAGAAATATCaatggaggaaagaatatgaATCATATTTTTTGCCATAAGTCTGAAAATATTTGTCTTTTATTGAGGTTTCTGTCCTTCAGAAATCTTGCCAAAgacatatttgtattgaaaagtgGAGAGTATTTGTAGGGTGAGGTTAGGGACATAAGTTGATCATTCACTCAAAAAGACTGATAAGCTAATAAGTGAGCCTCAAGCCACCTAAAGGCTTTATGTTGCAGCCACTCCTTCAAGAGCCTTtcattaactaaaaaaaaatgcagaaccTCCTGCTCAAGGCAAATGCACAAATGTTTATATTCTGAACCATTACTGGAGAGATTGCAGTGtggtgggaagaaggaaaaattgtTGGGTGAGATATCACATAGTTTTTCTTGTAAATTTTGCATTAAAGAAACATATAAATGACCCCCAAACTCAAACAAATATCTCAGttttgagaaaaaaaagacagaagcatCCATCAGTGGTGCTTTTAAGATTAACAACTCCCTTTTAGCCAAATTAGAAGAATTTTAGCTTAGTAGTGACACCAACGTAAGGAATTATAGTCATGATGATAGAAACAGGTGATGTAGGAACATACTGAAAATGATATAGCTAGACACATGTGCATGGTCAACTCATGCCCACCTCCTACCTGCAGCTTTGTTGCCAGATTTTGTACATAATGTCCTGATATTGTACATAATGCACTGTTTGTTGGCATACACTTTGAAGAGTGTGCTAGCCAACCACCCCTGGTGTAAATTTATTTAATTGGTGTACAGTAAGAGATAAGTGCTCCAAGAGCTTGGTAGTTGAGCACAGCTCAATGCTGAGGTTGTGAATGTTTGATGGGACTGTCCACTCATAAAATGATGAACTGCAAGGAGGTAAAACCATCAAGCCTAAAAAATCAAGTCCCTCTTGGGTGTTTCCAATGAATGTCATTACCATTAAGATTGCACATATACATTCTCATTTCATATTTACCTCTTCTTTTGGGAGGGCGGGGGTGTTGCACAGTCTCAGTTTCATCTCATACTTAGCTAGTACTTAGGGAGGAGGGGTGGCAGTGTTCAGTGACCTGTAAGATTCCATGCATGAACGAGTTCTTCTCACTGTAATTGTGGTTCCAGGCAGGGTTAATTTATTTGTGTGACAAAATTCAGGGTTTGATTTAGATGTTAGTTCATCAAGCATGAAGAAAATATGTTTGATGACATGCACTGCTTTATGATATCTCTTGTTTCTCATTCATTTAAGGATACATTATGAATCTTAAAATTATCAAATGATCTGTTCCTTATTATTTGTAGAAGTGTAGGTTCAGCATTGATTGATGTTTTATATAAAGGAGGTATTTCCCGTAGCTTTTCCAATGAATGCTCTTTGCAGTCAGGCAACTCGCTATTATTCACTTTCAGATTATGTGCCATCCAACCCTATCACACTCTTGTTATTCTGTTTCATCTTGCAGCcactttttatttctccctcccacctcatttactttttttGCATTCCCTCATTATTTATTTGTGGTTCCAAGCATTGGTTGACTTCCTTACTTATGAAACTAAAAAAGTTTCCGCAAACCACAAAGCATGACTGTACCAGAAATCTGTCTTCTGAAGGTCCAAAAGGTGCTACCTCACTAAACCCCAAAATGTGCCACACTGTCCACACACTCATGGTTGCACGTACACACCCGACCACCATGCCACCAAGCTCCCGCCGGTGACCCGGGTATAACTCACTTTGTGCATGGCATTGAGGTCAGACTGTGAGGTAACAATATCTTGTCTTTTTTACCTGTGTGGTTTAATAGTGAGAGAAGTACATATGTTACTTGTGGTCACCATAGCTTTTCTCCCTTTGTCATTGTGGTGACACTTCCTGTGCTCCTTCCCCTTTGCATTTCCAACAAATTATATTAAATTATTAGTATCATTTAGGACAGGGATTGGGGAATGATTAAATTACcccaaataaggtaaatttgaaaatTTGAGGATTAAAGATTGTgggtaaatttttgtatatgacATTCAATAATTTAATGAACAATGggcttgtttttctttactttaaatCTTAGGGTGATTAAAACTTTATTCAAAGAAATTTTGGGGGTAATGCCCCCCAAAATTCCCCGATCCCTGATCTAGGGCGTCATTGTTCATTGCTTGGGTGTCTTAGTAAGTAATTTAGTCTGAACACAAATTGTGATCAGTTCAAAGCTTAATCAAACTGAGGATACCAAACACTTAACATCTTTAACTTGGCTGTATTGACCTTGTCTTCACCacacatgatgtgtgtgtgtttaagagtgtgtgtgtgtgtgtgtgtgtgtgtgtgtgtgtgtgtgtgttaatgtttgGCTCTAGGCAGTTGTGTTTTCCAGGTAGGACACAGATCTTGAGTTCCTGCAGTGTGCATAGATGGTGTTAATTATTCATCTATACAACTTGCTGAATTCTTATTCCCAATACATGACAAATATAATGTTCCTCTTGTGGAGGCAAAAAACATTTGAATGCCTTATCTGATGATCCCATAAGAAAACATGGAATCTCATACTTTCAAGTAGTTTACAAAATTTAGGACTTTTGTATCAGAggcagaaaagaagacaaaggttAGTTTGGAGTACTTTTTGTTGGGTTTCCCTTGTGTTCTTATTACTGTATAGATTGTTGCTGCACCACAGGTTTCTTGCTTCTTACATTATTTAGTGCACGCGTTGTGCCTAGGGGCTTCATAGAAGTTTGGTCTAGGTAGTTTGAGAGTCTCATTTTGCAGCCATTGAGTATGTTTAAGCCACTTGGTAAATCATAACTAATAATTTTCCTAGGAATGCAGTCTTTTGGGGGTGTTTCAGGCAGCTTATTATTGAGATGCTTTATAATTATGAGGAATACATGATGATTGATGTTGGTTTTGTAAAGCTTTTGTTGTCTTGCCTTGGGAGGTGATTCAGTCCTTTAGAAGTCTTGTAAAGGTCAAATACACATTTGTTATAAGAAAAGGCAAGAATCTCAAAACAAATATTAAGGTCAGTGTGTATAGTTAACATATTATAGATGTTGGACAAAAATGGTGACCACTATATCATGGAAATAATTATTAAATGTAGTGGAATAATGTTATATAACAATTATATAAATTATCAAGATTTTGGTTGAGTCCTGTGTTTGGAATATTTATAGTATAAAAGTTTTTAATTGTATGAATTCACAATATTGTGTAGATGTATTGGACCAGAGCAGATGATTCATGTTTATATTAGGTATTGTGATGTTTAAGCTGTGATTTATTATTTTCTAGTTAACATATTATAGATGTTGACAGTAGGATATTTTTCACGTGTCTGAAGGAAGTGTTGCGGCGTTATGATGATGAAGAGTTCCTCTGTACATAGCCTTAGACTTGCATTAGAGTGTCTGCCCTGTGGGAAAATTGCATCTGGCAATGATCTCAGTTGTGACAAAGACAAAACTAATTTGAGGCAAGTGTGCCTGTGCTATCTTTAACTGATCTGAAAACTTATCTCTAAGAGGAAGTACGATTGTTATCACCATACTTAAGCTGTCAGAATACAGGTGATTCTTTTGCCACAGGCCATAAGAACTAAACTGGTACTACACTACTGAGGAAAATAGATCTTACACAACACGGCTGTGCATTGCATAATGGAAAGAACACATGAAGCATAAATTATTCATGTTTCTATGGATAATATAGTCATTTCTTTTATTATGAGTGTTCTGCTTTTCTAGCTGATGTAAAGAGAATGTATGGATATTGGATATTAGTGGGACAGTATTGAGAGCAACAGTATGATGCTCAAGATTTTACACAATGCAGCTGTGGCATGTAGCAGCAGAGGTAAACTTGGCCACATCTTTGGTATTACCACTATCTACCATACCTGCATTAGTTTCACATTGTGTTTTAGTTACTGCTCGAAGCCTTTAATTTTCCTGCATTTGTTAGCAACACTTGGGTACAGTGTATATGTTTCCACAGTACATAGCCCTTGTCAggccttgtcttctcttccagTTGTGTACTCTTCACAATTCCTGCAGTTAATCAAGAATTGTTTTTTGCAGATCCGTCCCACGTTAGCTATTTCATAACAGTAGGACATGTTCCAGCAGAAGCTCTCAGTTTCACTCTTAGAGTGAGCACATAGGAGTTAAAGTGGGGATTGGTGACAATTTTTCTAGTGTGAAAGTCCTTAACACTCACTTCACTATGTTAAAATTTAGTTGCCACAATGTGTGCCAATGATGTAATTATGTACATTTTGTAAAATGTGATGCaacatatatttttcaattcaaaatGTGGAAAGTAGATTTTTGAGGTAGTTTTGCAGAACCACGCAGCATCCCATCTTCATCAGTTACATTGAGTATGATGAATTTTACATTTCTTAAGATTGCCATAACTGACTTATTGCTGGTGTTCTCTCAGGTGGTTGTAAAGGT
This genomic stretch from Eriocheir sinensis breed Jianghai 21 chromosome 38, ASM2467909v1, whole genome shotgun sequence harbors:
- the LOC127008598 gene encoding E3 ubiquitin-protein ligase NRDP1-like isoform X1, producing MGFDLTRFQGEVDEELLCPICSEVLEEPLQAPSCEHAFCSGCINEWLSRQQTCPVDRQPITSSQLKSVPRILRSLLSKLYISCDNKPHGCTSIVKLDALTSHLEECEFNPKRPVPCEQGCGLIVPKDELKEHNCLRELRSLIQNQSGKIAELQQEFAENKYQLNEQKREIQLLKDFMRAMRISNPQMRAIADQMEQDEVVRWASSLARARVTRWGGMISTPDAMLQAVIRRSLSESGCPPHIIDQLMENAHERRWPPGLSTLETRQVMNRRHYESYICKRVPGKQAVVVMACDNRHMNDDMLLDPGLVMIFAHGIE
- the LOC127008598 gene encoding E3 ubiquitin-protein ligase NRDP1-like isoform X2, whose protein sequence is MGFDLTRFQGEVDEELLCPICSEVLEEPLQAPSCEHAFCSGCINEWLSRQQTCPVDRQPITSSQLKSVPRILRSLLSKLYISCDNKPHGCTSIVKLDALTSHLEECEFNPKRPVPCEQGCGLIVPKDELKEHNCLRELRSLIQNQSGKIAELQQEFAENKYQLNEQKREIQLLKDFMRAMRISNPQMRAIADQMEQDEVVRWASSLARARVTRWGGMISTPDAMLQAVIRRSLSESGCPPHIIDQLMENAHERRWPPGLSTLETRQMNRRHYESYICKRVPGKQAVVVMACDNRHMNDDMLLDPGLVMIFAHGIE